A part of Candidatus Binatia bacterium genomic DNA contains:
- the orn gene encoding oligoribonuclease, with product MSEHDPTLVWVDLEMTGLDVERCAIIEIAVVLTRKDLEPFAELHRIIWQPDEVLDRMDPFVREMHTTNGLLERVRASRCSLTDAENDALALVSSHCKFREGILAGNSVHADRRFLARYMPTFERFLHYRQVDVSTLKVLTRAWYPGTPKLEKEDKDHTALADIHASIDELRHYRQAFFRPT from the coding sequence GCGAGCACGATCCGACCCTCGTCTGGGTGGACCTCGAGATGACCGGTCTCGACGTCGAGCGCTGCGCGATCATCGAGATCGCGGTGGTCTTGACGCGCAAGGACCTCGAACCGTTCGCCGAGCTGCACCGCATCATCTGGCAGCCGGACGAGGTGCTCGACCGCATGGATCCGTTCGTGCGCGAGATGCACACGACCAACGGCTTGCTCGAGCGCGTGCGCGCCTCGCGCTGCTCGCTCACGGACGCGGAGAACGACGCGCTCGCGCTGGTCAGCTCGCACTGCAAGTTTCGCGAGGGCATCCTCGCCGGCAACTCGGTCCACGCCGACCGCCGCTTTCTCGCGCGCTACATGCCGACCTTCGAGCGCTTCCTGCACTACCGGCAGGTCGACGTGTCGACGCTCAAGGTGCTGACCCGCGCCTGGTACCCGGGCACGCCGAAGCTCGAGAAGGAGGACAAGGATCACACCGCGCTCGCCGACATTCACGCGAGCATCGACGAGCTGCGCCACTACCGGCAGGCCTTCTTCCGTCCGACCTGA
- a CDS encoding VOC family protein, with protein MPANIIPTMRYRDAVAAIDWLCRAFGFEKHFVVPAEDGGIAHAQLTLNGGMIMLGSARDDDFGKLQKTPADVGGVGTQSPYIVLSAVDAHHARAVAAGARVVVPLHDPDYGGRAYSCLDPEGHLWNFGSYDPWK; from the coding sequence ATGCCCGCGAACATCATTCCGACCATGCGCTACCGCGACGCCGTGGCCGCGATCGACTGGCTGTGCCGCGCCTTCGGCTTCGAGAAGCACTTCGTCGTCCCCGCAGAGGACGGCGGCATCGCGCACGCGCAGCTCACGCTGAATGGCGGCATGATCATGCTCGGCAGCGCGCGCGACGACGACTTCGGCAAGCTGCAGAAGACGCCGGCCGACGTCGGCGGAGTGGGGACGCAGAGCCCGTACATCGTGCTCTCGGCCGTCGACGCGCACCACGCGCGCGCGGTCGCCGCCGGGGCGCGCGTCGTCGTGCCGCTGCACGATCCGGACTACGGCGGACGCGCCTACTCGTGCCTCGATCCCGAGGGGCACCTGTGGAACTTCGGTAGCTACGACCCCTGGAAATGA